A genome region from Erigeron canadensis isolate Cc75 chromosome 3, C_canadensis_v1, whole genome shotgun sequence includes the following:
- the LOC122592481 gene encoding ABC transporter C family member 2-like, with amino-acid sequence MGFKALDLYCRPVENGVWATAVENEFGPYTPCATDSLVTGISHLVLLGACIYRIWVTKKDFKVQRFKLRSNIYNYWLGLLAFCCTAEPLFRLIMGISALNVDGEFSLAPYEIVTLIIKALTWCCMLVMIGLETIVYVCEVRWLVRFGVVYALLGDAVLFNLVLSVSNFYTRNVRYLFFSEVALQVLFGLCLIFYLPSLDPYPGYTPIREESLDDAEYEELAGGEQICPERHTNIISSIFFSWMDPLMHLGYKRPLTEKDIWKLDDWDKTETLNSKFQIYWAEEIRKPKPWLLRALHRSLGGRFWWGGFWKIGNDLSQFVGPLILNQLLLSMQERGPAQIGYIYAFSIFVGVVLGVLCEAQYFQNVMRVGYRLRSTLIAAVFRKTLRLTNESRRNIASGKITNLMTTDSESLQQVSQSLHTLWSAPFRIIIALVLLYQQLGIASLLGAALLVFMFPIQTVVISKMQKMQKEGLQRTDKRIGLMNEILAAMDTVKCYAWENSFQGKVQGVRTEELSWFKKVQMLGALNTFILNSIPVVVIVVSFGLFTLLGGQLTPARAFTSLSLFAVLRFPLFMLPNMITQVVNANVSLKRLEDLLLSEERLLLPNQPLEPGLPAISIRNGFFSWDSKADKPTLSNINIDIPIGSLVAIVGSTGEGKTSLVSAMLGELPPVSEAHVSMRGTVAYVPQVSWIFNATVRDNILFGSPFERAKYEKTIDVTALHHDLDLLPGGDLTEIGERGVTISGGQKQRVSMARAVYSNSDVYVFDDPLSALDAHVGRQVFEKCIKEELNGKTRVLVTNQLHFLSQVDRILLVHEGMVKEEGSYEELSQNGELFQRLMENAGKMEEYVEERKQEEGKETGAKISKPVTNGEIANEADKKKETKSVLIKQEERETGVVSFNVLKRYKDALGGWWVVGILFGCYTATETLRIMSSTWLSVWTDESTPKIHSPLFYNIIYALLSLGQVLVTLGNSYWLIITSLFAARKLHNAMLNSILRAPMVFFHTNPLGRIINRFSKDLGDIDRNVAPFVNMFLGQVSQLLSTFVLIGLLSTMSLWAILPLLLVFYAAYLYYQSTAREVKRLDSITRSPVYAQFGEALNGLSSIRAYQAYDRMAKINGSSMDNNIRFTLVNMSANRWLAIRLETVGGLMIWLTATFAVMQNGKARNQEAFASTMGLLLSYALNITSLLTAVLRLASLAENSLNAVERVGTYIELPSEAPPVIEDNRPPPGWPSSGSIKFEDVVLRYRPELPPVLHGLNFFIPPSDKVGIVGRTGAGKSSMLNALFRIVELERGRIIVDDCDIAKFGLTDLRKVLGIIPQAPVLFSGTVRFNLDPFNEHNDPDLWESLERAHLKEVIRRNPLGLDAEVSEAGENFSVGQRQLLSLSRALLRRSKILVLDEATAAVDVRTDALIQKTIREEFKSCTMIIIAHRLNTIIDCDRILLLDAGQVVEYDAPVKLLQDEHTAFSKMVQSTGAANAEYLRNLAFGADGEKAEKAAIDGQRRWLASSRWAAAAQFALSASLTSSHNDLVNLEIVDDNNILKRTKDAVVTLQSVLKGEHDKDIEETLEQSQVPRERWWSALYKVVEGLSMMGKLGRNKLRHSEYDFKDETIDWDHVQM; translated from the exons ATGGGTTTTAAGGCTCTAGATTTATATTGCCGCCCGGTGGAAAATGGGGTATGGGCAACGGCCGTGGAAAATGAATTTGGGCCTTACACACCATGTGCAACAGATTCTTTGGTTACTGGAATTTCCCACTTGGTCCTTTTGGGAGCTTGCATATATCGGATATGGGTGACAAAGAAGGATTTTAAAGTGCAAAGGTTTAAATTGAGGTCGAATATCTACAATTATTGGTTGGGGTTATTGGCTTTTTGCTGTACTGCTGAGCCTTTGTTTAGATTGATAATGGGCATTTCGGCTTTGAATGTTGATGGAGAGTTTAGTCTTGCTCCATATGAG ATTGTTACCTTAATTATTAAGGCTCTTACATGGTGCTGTATGTTGGTCATGATCGGTCTCGAAACGATTGTTTATGTTTGTGAAGTTCGTTGGTTGGTGAGATTTGGTGTTGTTTATGCCTTGCTTGGAGATGCTGTTTTGTTCAATCTTGTGCTTTCCGTGAGCAATTTTtatacaag AAATGTACGCTATCTCTTTTTCAGTGAGGTTGCCTTGCAG GTTCTCTTTGGGCTATGTTTGATTTTCTACCTTCCTAGTTTGGATCCTTATCCGGGATATACTCCGATACGGGAAGAGTCTTTGGATGATGCTGAATATGAAGAACTTGCCGGCGGAGAACAAATTTGTCCTGAGAGGCACACCAACATTATTTCTA gCATCTTCTTCTCTTGGATGGATCCACTCATGCATTTAGGATACAAAAGGCCTCTTACAGAGAAGGATATATGGAAACTGGATGATTGGGACAAGACAGAAACACTAAACAGCAA ATTCCAAATATATTGGGCAGAAGAGATccgcaagcctaaaccatggctTTTAAGGGCTTTACATCGTAGTCTTGGAGGAAG ATTTTGGTGGGGAGGCTTTTGGAAG aTTGGCAATGATCTTTCTCAGTTTGTTGGCCCACTGATTCTGAACCAGCTATTATTG TCTATGCAAGAACGCGGTCCAGCTCAGATTGGTTACATCTATGCATTTTCAATTTTTGTTGGAGTG GTACTTGGCGTGCTATGTGAGGCTCAATATTTTCAGAATGTCATGCGTGTTGGATACCGTCTTCGTTCAACTCTG ATTGCTGCAGTTTTCCGGAAGACTTTAAGGCTAACTAACGAGAGTCGCAGAAACATTGCATCCGGGAAGATAACAAATTTAATGACAACCGATTCTGAATCTCTCCAG CAAGTAAGCCAGTCACTTCACACTTTGTGGTCCGCCCCTTTCCGTATCATTATTGCATTGGTTCTTCTCTACCAACAATTGGGCATCGCCTCACTTCTTGGTGCTGCATTGTTAGTTTTCATGTTCCCCATACAG ACTGTGGTTATCAGTAAGATGCAAAAAATGCAAAAGGAAGGATTGCAGCGGACTGACAAGAGAATTGGTCTCATGAATGAAATCTTAGCAGCTATGGACACTGTCAA ATGCTATGCTTGGGAGAACAGTTTCCAAGGAAAGGTCCAAGGTGTTCGGACAGAAGAGCTGTCATGGTTTAAGAAAGTACAAATGCTAGGAGCG TTgaatacttttatattaaacaGTATTCCGGTTGTGGTGATTGTGGTTTCATTTGGGTTGTTCACGTTACTTGGAGGACAGCTGACACCTGCTAGAGCATTTACATCACTCTCTTTGTTTGCTGTTCTGCGTTTTCCACTATTCATGCTACCGAATATGATTACTCAG GTTGTAAATGCCAATGTGTCCTTGAAACGTTTGGAAGACTTGCTGTTGTCCGAGGAAagacttcttcttccaaacCAACCTCTTGAACCAGGACTCCCGGCTATCTCAATTAGGAATGGATTCTTTTCTTGGGATTCAAAG GCTGATAAACCGACGCTttcaaatattaatatagatatacCAATTGGTAGCCTGGTGGCAATAGTTGGAAGTACAGGGGAGGGGAAGACATCGCTTGTATCCGCTATGCTTGGAGAACTTCCTCCAGTTAGTGAGGCACATGTTAGTATGAGAGGAACAGTTGCATATGTTCCACAAGTCTCTTGGATTTTTAATGCAACG GTACGTGACAACATATTGTTTGGATCCCCCTTTGAACGTGCAAAGTATGAGAAGACAATAGATGTAACTGCATTGCACCATGACTTGGACTTGCTTCCA GGCGGTGATCTTACTGAGATTGGTGAAAGAGGGGTAACCATTAGTGGAGGGCAAAAGCAAAGAGTTTCCATGGCTAGAGCTGTATACTCTAACTCAGATGTATATGTGTTTGATGATCCTTTGAGTGCTCTAGATGCTCATGTGGGCAGACAG GTTTTTGAGAAATGTATTAAAGAAGAGTTAAATGGAAAAACACGAGTTCTAGTTACAAACCAGCTTCATTTTCTATCACAAGTGGATAGGATACTCTTAGTCCATGAAGGCATGGTGAAAGAGGAGGGATCCTATGAGGAACTTTCTCAGAATGGTGAACTCTTCCAGAGATTGATGGAAAATGCAGGGAAAATGGAAGAATATGTTGAGGAACGGAAACAAGAAGAGGGAAAAGAGACTGGTGCAAAAATCTCAAAACCCGTCACCAATGGTGAGATAGCTAATGAGGCggataaaaagaaagaaaccaaATCTGTTCTCATTAAGCAAGAAGAACGGGAAACAGGGGTTGTCAGCTTCAACGTTCTGAAAAG GTACAAAGATGCATTAGGAGGCTGGTGGGTTGTTGGTATACTGTTTGGATGTTACACAGCAACAGAAACTTTAAGAATTATGAGTAGTACTTGGTTAAGTGTTTGGACAGATGAGAGCACTCCAAAGATACACAGCCCGCTAttctataatattatatatgcacTTTTATCACTTGGTCAA GTTTTGGTGACTCTAGGAAATTCTTATTGGTTGATCATCACGAGCCTTTTTGCAGCTAGAAAGTTGCACAATGCTATGCTTAATTCCATATTGAGGGCTCCAATGGTCTTTTTCCACACGAATCCCCTAGGACGTATTATTAATAGGTTTTCCAAAGATCTCGGTGACATAGATCGGAATGTTGCCCCATTTGTCAACATGTTTTTGGGCCAAGTTTCACAACTCTTGTCAACCTTTGTTCTAATTGGATTATTGAGCACCATGTCTCTCTGGGCTATATTGCCACTTTTGCTGGTGTTCTATGCAGCTTATTTGTATTATCAG AGCACCGCCCGTGAGGTAAAGCGATTGGATTCCATAACCAGATCTCCTGTGTATGCACAATTTGGGGAAGCACTGAATGGTCTATCCAGCATTCGTGCATATCAAGCCTATGATCGAATGGCCAAGATTAATGGGAGTTCCATGGACAATAACATTAGGTTCACGCTAGTCAACATGAGTGCAAACCGCTGGCTAGCAATCCGATTAGAAACAGTTGGTGGTCTCATGATTTGGTTGACCGCAACTTTCGCTGTTATGCAAAATGGCAAAGCAAGAAATCAAGAAGCATTTGCATCCACCATGGGTCTACTTCTAAGTTATGCAttaaatattacaagtttatTAACGGCTGTCCTTAGACTTGCAAGTTTAGCCGAAAATAGCTTGAATGCTGTTGAACGTGTTGGCACTTATATTGAGTTACCTTCTGAGGCTCCTCCTGTTATTGAAGATAACCGCCCACCACCTGGCTGGCCTTCTTCAGGATCAATAAAGTTTGAAGATGTTGTTTTGAGGTATAGGCCCGAACTTCCTCCAGTGCTGCATGGTTTGAACTTTTTCATTCCTCCAAGTGATAAGGTTGGAATAGTTGGAAGAACTGGGGCAGGAAAATCCAGCATGCTTAATGCTTTGTTTCGGATTGTGGAATTGGAAAGAGGTAGaattattgttgatgattgtgATATTGCAAAGTTTGGGCTGACAGATCTTCGCAAGGTTCTTGGTATTATACCCCAAGCACCTGTTCTTTTCTCAG GGACTGTGAGATTTAACCTTGATCCCTTTAATGAGCACAATGATCCTGATCTTTGGGAATCTCTTGAGAGGGCCCATTTGAAGGAAGTCATCAGGAGGAACCCCTTGGGTTTAGATGCCGAG GTCTCAGAGGCTGGAGAGAACTTCAGTGTTGGACAACGACAATTGTTAAGTCTCTCACGTGCACTGCTTCGGAGATCAAAgattcttgttcttgatgaagCGACTGCGGCTGTTGATGTCAGGACAGATGCACTTATCCAAAAGACCATCCGTGAAGAATTTAAGTCGTGTACCATGATCATCATTGCTCATCGTCTTAATACTATTATTGATTGTGACCGCATTCTACTGCTTGATGCTGGTCAG GTTGTTGAGTATGATGCACCGGTAAAACTTTTACAAGATGAACACACTGCTTTCTCGAAAATGGTTCAAAGTACTGGGGCTGCAAATGCAGAATATTTACGGAACTTAGCATTTGGAGCAGATGGAGAGAAGGCAGAGAAGGCTGCAATAGATGGTCAGAGGAGATGGCTTGCCTCTTCACGGTGGGCGGCTGCCGCTCAGTTTGCTCTTTCTGCTAGCCTCACTTCCTCTCATAACGACCTTGTGAATTTGGAAATTGTGGATGATAACAATATCCTTAAGAGAACAAAGGACGCTGTTGTGACTCTTCAGAGTGTTTTGAAAGGGGAACATGATAAAGATATTGAGGAGACGCTTGAACAGTCCCAGGTTCCAAGGGAGAGATGGTGGTCTGCGCTCTATAAAGTAGTAGAGG GTCTTTCGATGATGGGCAAGTTGGGTCGTAACAAGCTCCGGCATTCAGAATACGACTTCAAAGATGAAACAATTGATTGGGACCATGTTCAGATGTAG
- the LOC122590816 gene encoding DNA damage-binding protein 1 encodes MSTYNYVVTAHKPTNVTHSCVGNFTGAQELNLIIAKCTRIEIHLLTPQGLQPMLDVPIYGRIATVELFRPHGETQDLLFIATERYKFCVLQWDADVNEVITRAMGDVSDRIGRPTDNGQIGIIDPDCRLIGLHLYDGLFKVIPFDNKGQLKEAFNIRLEELQVLDIKFLYGCPKPTIVVLYQDNKDARHVKTYEVSLKDKDFAEGPWSQNNLDNGADLLIPVPPPFCGVLIIGEETIVYCSASAFKAIPIRPSITRAYGRVDADGSRYLLGDHSGLLHLLVIAHEKEKVTGLKIELLGETSIASTISYLDNAFVYVGSSYGDSQLVKLNLQPDAKGSYVEVLERYVNLGPIVDFCVVDLERQGQGQVVTCSGAYKDGSLRIVRNGIGINEQASVELQGIKGMWSLRSATDDLYDTFLVVSFISETRILAMNLEDELEETEIDGFCSQVQTLFCHDAVHNQLVQVTSSSVRLVSSTSRELRNEWFAPAGFSINVATANATQVLLATRGGHLVYLEIGDGILVEKKHAQLKYDISCLDINPIGENPNYSNLAAVGMWTDISVKIFSLPDLNLVTEEQLGGEIIPRSVLLCAFEGIPYLLCALGDGHLLNFLLNTSTGELTDRKKVSLGTQPITLRTFSSKNTTHVFAASDRPTVIYSSNKKLLYSNVNLKEVSHMCPFNSAAFPDSLAIAKEGELTIGTIDDIQKLHIRSIPLGEHARRICHQEQSRTFAICSLKYNQSSTEESEMHFIRLLDDQTFDFISTYSLDQFEYGCSILNCSFSDDNNAYYCVGTAYVMPEENEPTKGRILVFMVEDGKLQLVAEKETKGAVYSLNAFNGKLLAAINQKIQLYKWMLRDDGTRELQSECGHHGHILALYVQTRGDFIVVGDLMKSISLLIYKHEEGAIEERARDYNANWMSAVEILDDDIYLGAENNFNLFTVRKNSEGATDEERGRLEVVGEYHLGEFVNRFRHGSLVMRLPDSDVGHIPTIIFGTVNGVIGVIASLPQDQYIFMEKLQTNLRKILKGVGGLSHEQWRSFYSEKKTVDSRNFLDGDLIETFLDLGRNRMEEISKAMNVSVEELMKRVEELTRLH; translated from the exons ATGAGTACATATAATTACGTTGTAACAGCTCATAAACCTACAAACGTCACTCATTCATGCGTCGGCAATTTCACTGGTGCTCAAGAACTTAATCTCATTATAGC GAAATGTACGCGTATCGAGATTCATTTACTTACTCCTCAAGGGTTGCAG CCTATGCTGGATGTGCCAATATATGGAAGAATCGCAACTGTAGAACTCTTTCGACCTCAT GGTGAAACACAAGACCTTCTCTTTATTGCAACAGAAAGATACAAATTTTGTGTTCTTCAGTGGGATGCTGATGTAAACGAGGTTATTACAAG AGCTATGGGTGATGTCTCAGATCGCATAGGCAGACCGACAGACAATGGCCAG ATAGGGATAATTGACCCTGATTGCAGACTCATTGGACTCCATCTCTATGATGGGTTGTTTAAG GTCATTCCATTTGATAATAAAGGACAACTCAAAGAAGCATTTAACATCAG GCTAGAAGAACTACAAGTTTTGGATATCAAGTTTCTATATGGCTGTCCAAAGCCTACAATTGTTGTTCTTTATCAG GATAATAAAGATGCCCGTCATGTAAAAACTTATGAGGTTTCTTTGAAGGATAAAGACTTTGCTGAAGGCCCGTGGTCTCAGAACAATCTTGACAACGGAGCTGATTTACTAATACCTGTTCCACCACCATTTTGTGGTGTATTGATCATTGGTGAAGAGACAATCGTGTATTGTAGTGCCTCTGCGTTTAAAGCAATACCAATTAGACCT TCTATTACTAGAGCATATGGAAGGGTGGATGCAGATGGTTCCAGGTATTTACTTGGGGACCATAGTGGGCTTCTTCACTTGCTTGTCATAGCTCATGAGAAAGAAAA GGTTACTGGACTAAAAATTGAGCTTCTTGGGGAAACATCTATAGCATCAACTATATCATATCTTGACAATGCATTTGTATATGTTGGTTCAAGCTATGGAGATTCCCAG CTTGTTAAGTTGAATCTCCAACCTGATGCAAAAGGTTCCTATGTAGAAGTGCTAGAAAGGTACGTCAACTTGGGACCAATTGTTGACTTTTGTGTGGTTGACTTAGAGAGGCAAGGTCAAGGGCAAGTTGTGACTTGCTCAGGAGCGTATAAAGATGGTTCCCTTCGCATTGTAAGAAACGGTATTGGGATCAATGAACAG GCATCCGTGGAACTGCAAGGTATTAAAGGAATGTGGTCGCTTAGATCTGCAACAGATGATCTGTATGACACTTTCTTGGTTGTGAGCTTCATCAGTGAGACTCGAATATTGGCCATGAATCTAGAGGATGAGCTAGAGGAAACTGAGATTGACGGCTTTTGTTCTCAAGTACAGACATTATTTTGTCATGACGCTGTTCATAATCAACTAGTTCAG GTTACCTCAAGCTCTGTGAGACTGGTAAGTTCAACATCAAGAGAGCTACGTAACGAATGGTTTGCACCCGCTGGTTTCTCAATAAATGTTGCCACTGCAAATGCTACTCAG GTTTTGTTGGCTACTAGAGGTGGTCATCTAGTTTACCTTGAAATTGGTGATGGTATTTTAGTTGAAAAAAAGCATGCACAATTGAAGTATGATATCTCATGCCTTGACATTAACCCCATTGGTGAAAATCCAAACTATAGTAACCTTGCTGCAGTTGGTATGTGGACGGATATTAGTGTCAAGATATTTTCACTGCCTGACCTAAATCTGGTCACCGAGGAACAGTTAGGTGGTGAAATTATTCCCCGATCTGTTCTTCTTTGTGCCTTTGAAGGG atACCTTACTTGTTGTGTGCTCTTGGAGATGGTcatcttttaaactttttactGAACACGAGCACTGGCGAATTGACAGATAGGAAGAAAGTGTCTCTTGGTACCCAGCCAATAACGTTACGAACATTTTCATCAAAGAATACCACACATGTTTTTGCAGCCTCTGATAGGCCCACGGTTATATACAGCAGTAACAAGAAATTGCTCTACAGTAACGTGAACCTAAAAGAAGTCAGTCACATGTGCCCTTTCAATTCTGCGGCTTTTCCAGACAG TTTGGCGATCGCTAAAGAAGGTGAATTGACAATTGGGACAATTGATGACATTCAGAAACTTCATATCCGTTCTATCCCGCTTGGTGAACATGCAAGGCGAATCTGCCACCAAGAGCAGTCACGAACATTTGCTATATGTAGTTTAAAATACAACCAGTCAAGCACTGAAGAATCTGAAATGCATTTCATCCGCTTGTTGGATGATCAGACATTTGATTTCATATCGACTTACTCACTTGACCAGTTTGAGTATGGTTGTTCCATACTTAATTGCTCTTTCTCAGATGATAATAATGCATATTACTGTGTTGGCACGGCTTATGTTATGCCAGAGGAGAATGAACCAACGAAG GGCCGAATTTTGGTTTTCATGGTCGAAGATGGGAAGCTACAGCTAGTAGCTGAGAAAGAAACTAAAGGTGCTGTTTACTCCTTGAATGCCTTCAATGGTAAACTTCTTGCTGCtataaatcaaaaaattcaGTTGTACAAGTGGATGCTTCGAGATGATGGTACACGAGAATTACAATCTGAATGTGGACATCATGGGCACATACTTGCTCTCTATGTACAAACTCGTGGGGATTTTATTGTTGTTGGTGATTTGATGAAATCAATTTCATTGTTGATATATAAG CATGAGGAAGGTGCTATAGAGGAACGGGCCCGTGATTACAACGCTAACTGGATGTCAGCTGTCGAGATTCTTGATGACGATATTTATCTTGGTGCAGAGAACAACTTTAACCTTTTCACAGTTCGCAAAAACAGTGAAGGCGCAACTGATGAGGAACGAGGCCGTCTAGAGGTGGTTGGTGAATACCACCTGGGCGAATTTGTGAACCGTTTCCGACATGGTTCGCTCGTGATGCGGTTACCTGATTCTGATGTCGGTCATATACCAACTATTATATTTGGAACAGTCAATGGTGTTATTGGTGTCATTGCCTCACTTCCTCAAGATCAATACATTTTCATGGAGAAACTTCAGACGAATTTGAGAAAGATTCTAAAAGGGGTTGGGGGTTTGAGCCACGAGCAATGGAGATCATTTTATAGTGAGAAGAAAACCGTTGACTCAAGAAACTTTTTGGATGGCGACTTGATTGAGACGTTTCTTGATTTGGGACGGAACAGAATGGAAGAGATCTCAAAAGCAATGAACGTGTCGGTGGAGGAACTTATGAAAAGAGTAGAAGAGCTAACAAGGTTGCATTAG